CCCTGGATTCGACTGAAAGTTCGATGCTTCGCATGAGATCTCCGTTTGGGTTCTTTCGGGTGTTCGCGTCCTACTCGAACAGCGAGCTGATGGATTCTTCCTGGTGGGTGCGCCGGATCGCTTCTGCGATGAACGGTGCAACCGAGACGATGCGGATTTTCGGATTCGCGCGCACCTGTTCGCACGGCGCGATCGTGTCGGTGGTGATCACGGTATCGAGCTTCGACTGGGCGATCCTTTCGACGGCCGGACCCGACAGCACTCCGTGAGTCGTGCACGCGAGCACGCGCGTGGCCCCCGCTTCGATGATCGCGGAGGCGGCCGCACAAACGGTTCCTGCAGTGTCGATCATGTCGTCGATGATCACGGCGGCGCATCCGGTGACGTCACCGATGATGCGCATCTCCTCGACCTGGTTCGCACGCACGCGGCGCTTGTCGATGATGGCCAGCGTGGCATCGAGGCGCTTGGCATAAGCGCGCGCTCTTTCCACGCCGCCTGCATCGGGAGAAACGACGGCGAGCGGCATCCCCTTGACGGCCTGGGAAATGTGGGGGAGCAGTACCGGATTCGAGTAGAGGTTGTCCACCGGCACGTTGAAAAAGCCCTGGATCTGCCCCGCGTGCAGCTCCATCGTCATCACTCTCGACGCTCCGGCCGTGACGATCAGGTCGGCCACCAGCTTGGCACTGATCGGTACCCGGGGCGAAACCTTGCGGTCCTGGCGGGCGTACCCGTAGTAGGGCACCACCGCCGTCACTCGCGCCGCCGACGCCCTCTTGAGGGCATCGAGCATCAGCAGCAACTCCATCAGGTGGTCGTTGCCCGGCGTGGACGTGGATTGCACGACGAAGACGTCGCCGCCGCGCACGTTGTCGTGGATTTCCACGAAAATTTCGCCGTCGCTGAAGCGCCGGATCTCGGCGCGACCGCGTGCAACACCGAGATGCGCACAGATGGCATCGGCAAGTCCCAAGCTGGCGTTGCCTGCGAAGACCTGGATGGAGTTCATTGGCTGAGGGGCTTCCTGCTCGAAATGCTCGAAGTGCCTGATCGCCTG
The nucleotide sequence above comes from Candidatus Binatia bacterium. Encoded proteins:
- a CDS encoding ribose-phosphate pyrophosphokinase, coding for MCAHLGVARGRAEIRRFSDGEIFVEIHDNVRGGDVFVVQSTSTPGNDHLMELLLMLDALKRASAARVTAVVPYYGYARQDRKVSPRVPISAKLVADLIVTAGASRVMTMELHAGQIQGFFNVPVDNLYSNPVLLPHISQAVKGMPLAVVSPDAGGVERARAYAKRLDATLAIIDKRRVRANQVEEMRIIGDVTGCAAVIIDDMIDTAGTVCAAASAIIEAGATRVLACTTHGVLSGPAVERIAQSKLDTVITTDTIAPCEQVRANPKIRIVSVAPFIAEAIRRTHQEESISSLFE